The proteins below are encoded in one region of Oreochromis niloticus isolate F11D_XX linkage group LG6, O_niloticus_UMD_NMBU, whole genome shotgun sequence:
- the fam193a gene encoding LOW QUALITY PROTEIN: protein FAM193A (The sequence of the model RefSeq protein was modified relative to this genomic sequence to represent the inferred CDS: deleted 2 bases in 1 codon), translating to MSPTDAKRGAKRRKNKRGGGSSCSAVCNTSGGKAGVASALGCEGTAAPASVVSFLTPGSAGSGNIGSITGINDEVKVNSSVTPQFTEGPVNADFSGVLQTPFTFGLNQRAPYTAGDRCLLCRCERKDTVVPSEAGISGQNGTAQPAKTPSALQLPLWVCSDCRRTVEKEDRHTTLEQSLGSQDFLLHMPVGNGNLGQEAATGDRLTAAAPTLPMLPAPDLTTPMPADTVCSCEACNERREISAESERESQQLQNHWSELRYLVRYIYRQTGTPLADDHDQPLERDKEGMKELVDRLCEKDPYQLYQRLEQQAREYVLEMKVRLLKHLSAGSKNTGPSGTIAAAQGPPQAHQFISLLLEEYNALCQAARTISSFLLTLENEHLQKFQVTWELHNKHLFENLVFAEPILHSSLPALIAQLKHGTASHDSYNEDTYRTLLESYQQLQQEMASVAAQWQECEKRIDDYVDEQMLFKVEGQNITNQRTEPHKSLISKNTLKTKQGMLKEDWEFFKQRRFIEEQLPNSKKSPTGENNFTDTMRMLSSRLSIPDCPNCNYRRRCTCDDCSLSHILTCGIMDSPIAEDLHIKLPMQGDPPRDFLTEVHPPSLSSGSSASGSNSSSPITIQQHPRLILPEGDTNTFISDDDEVPPLSSKFGDMYPMSGYEDNGVVTAAVNGLHNDINGEGENVALKTGSPRITSSSSSSEGDEEEANGDGGGEPPGQQEQLSSGKTNSPPPSYNHQQAEQVQHACECHVCNQDPSSSTLGPATCLPPSRLHAASSPAVGHQFFTDSKTPPAHPALHLYPHIHGHLPLHNFSRPLLHPTLYPPSPPLTHNKPLPPNPISNHSAAKQPAFSASLPEHVYQNCFGGAGGAGDWNSSLQCLSLKFENLWDAAVMKSWNPSVLLPESLPGDMLGPPLADVPLPPTSSICPQGEHPSLPTPLPTPLPPSSSSSLSSSLSSSSSSSCSSSEAKEQKKTGAKKKCLYNFQDAFMETNRVVMATSASTSSVSCTATTVQSSNNPPIHLASKRPNSLDDVFHNLGKEDHRQPTPTTPRNGSTGLTSLPPLSGPPLPPAPTAHLPTIGSQPFPKMATPAPDFADSHQGLCLPPAEPPATSMDGPISAPPSVCSDPDCEGHRCEGNGGYEHPPYDGEESQDEDSCSEHSSSTSTSTNQKEGKYCDCCYCEFFGHGGPPAAPTSRNYAEMREKLRLRLTKRKEEQPKREEQQPVIERDGGVEDHRRVEDLLQFINSADSKPASSSKAAKRARHKQKKMEEKARLEAEAREREEQQLLEEQQRRQRQEEEEALQKELLRLQELQQHRAAKKKKKEKAKENTAPPHNNPQPLKQTAQNVLDNLQNGKSQLLQTLIRLPDQKEPRFDSLPRPHLQHSPNCAAEKGFTNIPNSPPDLLNGTSSLLEVSSKSKGKQSAKVPTSEAAVKKAPELPKNSDAPVKLANGAATTTDTKAMRTRPAEALASLPTSEPQREERSNNRSASGKRQQHQPLAQTKEDRISPPVSNPSPSPPPTSQPEQTQQNGKPPTAESPQPKGKTKKSKKKKADKMNSSIDDVFLPKDIDLDSTEMDETEREVEYFKRFCLDSARQTRQRLSINWSNFSLKKATFAAH from the exons GTCAAAGTGAACAGCAGCGTTACACCACAGTTTACGGAAGGACCGGTGAATGCTGACTTCTCTGGAGTCCTTCAG ACCCCATTCACATTTGGCCTGAACCAGCGGGCGCCCTACACTGCTGGTGACCGCTGCCTCTTGTGTCGATGTGAGCGGAAAGACACTGTCGTGCCTTCAGAGGCAGGCATCTCAGGCCAGAACGGTACGGCACAGCCTGCCAAGACTCCCAGTGCCCTACAGCTGCCTTTGTGGGTCTGCTCTGACTGCAGGCGCACAGTGGAGAAGGAGGACCGACATACTACTCTAGAGCAGTCTTTGGGG AGTCAGGACTTTCTTTTGCACATGCCTGTGGGTAATGGAAACTTGGGCCAGGAGGCAGCCACAGGGGACAGACTGACCGCTGCTGCGCCTACTCTACCCATGCTTCCTGCCCCGGACCTCACCACGCCGATGCCTGCTGATACAGTGTGCAGCTGTGAAGCTTGCAACGAGAGGCG GGAGATCTCTGCCGAGTCGGAGAGGGAGTCGCAGCAGCTGCAGAACCACTGGTCGGAGCTTCGCTACCTGGTGCGCTACATCTACAGACAGACGGGAACGCCACTTGCAGATGACCACGACCAGCCTCTAGAGAGAGACAAGGAGGGCATGAAAGAGCTGGTGGACAG ACTCTGTGAAAAGGATCCCTATCAGCTCTACCAGCGGTTGGAGCAGCAGGCTCGGGAATACGTCTTGGAAATGAAAGTGCGTCTACTGAAGCACCTTTCTGCAGGTTCCAAGAACACGGGACCATCTGGGACCATAGCTGCAGCCCAAGGTCCTCCTCAAGCCCACCAGTTCATTTCCCTTTTGCTGGAGGAATACAACGCCCTCTGTCAAGCTGCACGAACCATCAGCAGCTTCCTGCTCACCCTG GAAAATGAGCACCTCCAGAAATTTCAGGTGACCTgggagctgcacaacaaacacCTTTTCGAGAATCTGGTTTTCGCCGAACCGATCTTACACAGCAGTTTACCGGCACTCATTGCACAGCTTAA GCATGGCACAGCTTCCCATGATTCATACAACGAAGATACGTACAGGACGTTATTAGAGAGCTACCAGCAACTGCAGCAGGAGATGGCTTCAGTGGCTGCTCAGTGGCAGGAGTGCGAGAAGAGGATTGATGACTATGTGGATGAACAG ATGCTTTTTAAGGTGGAGGGTCAGAATATTACCAACCAAAGAACAGAGCCACACAAGTCTTTAATTAGCAAAAAT ACTTTAAAGACTAAGCAGGGAATGCTGAAAGAGGACTGGGAATTCTTTAAGCAAAGAAGGTTTATAGAAGAACAG ttaCCCAACAGTAAGAAATCCCCCACTGGAGAAAACAACTTCACAGACACTATGAGAATGCTGTCATCTCGTCTGAGTATTCCAGACTGTCCAAACTGCAATTACAGAAGAAG gTGCACATGTGACGACTGTAGCCTCTCTCACATCCTAACGTGTGGCATAATGGACTCTCCCATCGCCGAGGACCTCCACATCAAACTACCCATGCAAGGGGATCCTCCCCGGGACTTCTTGACAGAGGTGCACCCTCCTAGCCTCTCCTCCGGCAGTTCAGCGTCCGGCTCCAACTCCAGTTCTCCCATCACCATCCAGCAGCATCCGAGACTCATTCTGCCTGAAGGGGACACCAACACTTT CATTAGCGATGATGACGAAGTGCCTCCGTTGTCCAGTAAGTTTGGGGACATGTATCCTATGAGTGGTTATGAGGACAACGGTGTGGTGACTGCTGCTGTGAACGGTCTCCATAACGACATCAACGGGGAAGGTGAAAACGTGGCGCTAAAGACAGGG TCTCCTCGCAttaccagcagcagcagctcatcGGAGGGTGACGAGGAGGAAGCTAATGGTGACGGTGGTGGGGAGCCCCCAGGGCAGCAGGAACAGCTTTCCTCAGGAAAGACCAATAGTCCTCCACCCTCCTACAACCACCAACAG GCAGAGCAGGTCCAGCATGCCTGCGAGTGCCACGTGTGCAACCAGGACCCCAGCTCTTCCACCCTGGGCCCCGCCACGTGTTTGCCCCCAAGTCGGCTCCACGCTGCG TCCTCCCCCGCTGTGGGACACCAATTCTTCACAGACAGCAAGACCCCCCCTGCACACCCCGCCCTCCACTTGTACCCACACATCCACGGCCACTTGCCCCTACACAACTTCTCCCGGCCCCTCCTGCACCCCACACTCTACCCACCAAGCCCACCTCTCACACACAACAAG CCTCTGCCCCCCAACCCTATATCAAACCACTCGGCGGCCAAGCAGCCAGCCTTCAGTGCATCTTTACCAGAGCATGTATACCAGAACTGCTTCGGCGGTGCGGGCGGTGCAGGTGACTGGAACAGCTCTCTGCAGTGCCTCTCGCTCAAGTTTGAGAATTTATGGGACGCTGCTGTGATGAAGAGCTGGAATCCGTCTGTGCTGTTGCCCGAATCGCTTCCAG GTGATATGCTTGGACCACCACTTGCTGATGTCCCCCTCCCTCCAACCTCATCTATTTGCCCCCAAGGGGAACATCCCTCACTGCCCACGCCTCTGCCCACGCCTCTGCCCCCTTCCTCGTCTTCTTCCTTGTCATCATCTTTGTCATCGTCCTCCTCGTCCTCATGCTCCTCTTCAGAAGCCAAAGAGCAGAAGAAGACCGGCGCCAAGAAGAAGTGTCTCTACAATTTCCAGGATGCCTTCATGGAGACGAATCGAGTGGTGATGGCCACCTCCGCCTCCACGTCCTCAGTGTCCTGCACTGCTACCACTGTCCAGTCAAGTAATAACCCACCCATCCACCTAGCATCTAAAAGACCCAACTCTTTAG ATGACGTATTTCACAATCTAGGTAAAGAGGACCACAGGCAACCCACTCCAACCACCCCTAGAAATGGCTCCACAGGACTTAcatccctccctcctctctcgGGGCCCCCGCTCCCCCCAGCACCCACCGCTCACCTTCCAACAATAGGATCACAACCCTTCCCAAAGATGGCCACTCCAGCCCCAGACTTTGCAGACTCCCACCAGGGTCTTTGCCTCCCACCCGCAGAACCTCCGGCCACCTCAATGGATGGGCCCATCAGTGCCCCACCCAGCGTCTGCAG tgaTCCTGACTGTGAAGGCCATCGCTGTGAAGGGAATGGGGGGTATGAGCATCCACCATATGATGGAGAGGAGAGTCAGGACGAGGACAGCTGCTCGGAGCACAGCTCTTCCACCTCCACATCCACCAACCAGAAAGAAGGAAAGTACTGTGACTGCTGCTACTGCGAATTCTTCGGACATGGCGGG CCCCCAGCTGCTCCTACCAGTCGAAACTATGCAGAAATGAGGGAGAAGCTTCGCTTACGTTTGACAAAACGCAAAGAGGAACAGCCGAAGCGCGAGGAACAGCAGCCGGTGATAGAAAGAGATGGAGGGGTGGAGGACCACAGGCGGGTGGAGGACCTGTTGCAGTTCATCAACAGTGCTGACAGTAAACCTGCTTCCAGTTCTAAGGCAGCAAAACGAGCAAGGCACAAACAAAAGAAG ATGGAGGAGAAGGCCCGTCTGGAGGCGGAGGCCCGCGAAAGGGAGGAGCAGCAGTTGTTGGAGGAACAGCAACGGCGACAGAggcaggaagaggaagaagcgCTTCAAAAAGAACTGCTCCGACTGCAGGAGCTGCAGCAACATCGCGctgccaaaaagaaaaagaaagagaaagcaaaggaaaataCCGCTCCCCCTCACAACAACCCACAGCCCCTTAAACAGACAGCTCAGAACGTCTTAGATAATCTTCAGAATGGAAAGTCACAGCTGCTTCAAACTCTCATCCGCCTCCCTGACCAGAAGGAACCCAGATTTGACTCACTACCCCGGCCCCATTTACAGCACAGCCCAAACTGCGCTGCTGAAAAGGGGTTTACCAACATCCCCAATTCTCCACCTGACCTCCTCAACGGCACCTCCTCTCTACTCGAGGTCAGCAGTAAATCCAAGGGTAAGCAGTCCGCTAAAGTGCCCACCTCTGAGGCTGCTGTAAAGAAAGCCCCAGAGTTACCCAAGAACTCCGATGCGCCTGTAAAGCTCGCTAATGGCGCTGCCACTACAACAGACACCAAAGCAATGCGAACTAGGCCCGCTGAAGCCCTCGCTTCTCTCCCAACCAGTGAACCCCAGAGGGAGGAAAGGAGCAATAACAGAAGTGCCAGCGGTAAAAGGCAGCAACACCAACCTCTAGCCCAAacaaaggaagacaggataagcCCCCCTGTGTCAAACCCCTCTCCGTCTccccctccaacctcccagcccGAACAGACTCAGCAGAACGGCAAACCTCCGACCGCAGAGTCCCCACAGCCCAAAGGCAAGACCAAGAagagcaagaagaagaaggcggaCAAGATGAACAGCTCAATAG atgaTGTATTCCTGCCCAAAGACATCGACCTGGATAGCactgaaatggatgaaacagaGAGGGAGGTGGAGTACTTCAAAAG ATTTTGCTTAGACTCTGCCCGGCAGACCCGTCAACGGCTATCCATCAACTGGTCAAACTTTAGCTTGAAGAAAGCTACGTTTGCTGCACATTGA